From a region of the Podarcis muralis chromosome 16, rPodMur119.hap1.1, whole genome shotgun sequence genome:
- the GANAB gene encoding neutral alpha-glucosidase AB isoform X1 has protein sequence MAAAAAVGRLEMAALAWLALSLAVVTAVDRSNFKTCDQSSFCKRQRNVEAGSSPYRALLESLQLSQDSMKIQLINEANKVPLLLELYGLKGNMTRIRINELNPLKPRYEVPDVLVQDPPTTRLSVTGRDDNSVELSLGEGNHKLILTAKPFRMDLLEGRELVLSVNSRGLLVFEHLRQRKDSFSDKVSSTVVSIWDRIKNLFSREPPKEPASEGEGAAEASDAPSSAEQESTEKTEQGEEAPKGASETEEEPGSWEETFKTHTDSKPNGPTSVGLDFSFPGVENVYGIPEHADYLRLRTTEGGDPYRLYNLDVFQYELYNPMALYGSVPVLLAHNPQRTLGIFWLNAAETWVDVTSNTAGKTLFGKMLDYMQGGGETPQTDVRWMSESGIIDVFLLLGPSPNDIFQQYASLTGTQALPPLFALAYHQSRWNYNDEEDVSTVDNGFDEHDIPYDVIWLDIEHADGKRYFTWDPNKFPRPREMLQGLAAKRRKMVSIVDPHIKVDSAYRIHNEIRSRDFYVKTKDGSDYEGWCWPGSAGYPDFTNPEMRAWWSSMFGYDHYEGSMENLYTWNDMNEPSVFNGPEVTMHKDAVHQGGWEHRDIHNLYAFYVQMATAEGQVKRSGGLERPFVLTRGFFAGSQRYGAVWTGDNAAEWDHLKISIPMCLSLALVGISFCGADVGGFFKNPEPELLVRWYQAGAYQPFFRAHAHMDTTRREPWLFGEENKALIRDAVRQRYALLPFWYTLFYHSYRTGQPVMRPLWVEYPQDATTYAIDDQYLLGDALLVHPVTAQGARGVQVYLPGKGEVWYDVHTHQKLHAPQTHYLAVTMSSIPVYQRGGSIVARKERVRRSSDCMYNDPYTLYVALGPQGTAQGELFVDDGHTFSFETKGQYLHRRFSFSGNTLTASSADPKGSFETPAWIERVVILGAGKPAAVFLKQKDVAESRLDFTHEAETSVLTIRKPAVNIGADWSISLR, from the exons atggcggcggcggcagcagtaggGAG ACTCGAGATGGCAGCTCTTGCTTGGTTAGCTCTTTCCCTGGCTGTTGTCACTGCTGTGGACAGAAGCAACTTCAAGACATGTGACCAGAGCTCTTTTTGCAA GCGCCAGAGGAACGTGGAAGCTGGGAGTTCACCCTACAGAGCGCTCCTTGAGTCGTTGCAGCTCAGCCAGGATTCCATGAAGATCCAGCTCATCAATGAAGCAAACAAG GTCCCTCTCCTCCTTGAGCTCTACGGCTTGAAAGGGAACATGACCCGGATCCGGATCAATGAGTTGAACCCGCTCAAGCCCCGCTATGAGGTACCAGATGTGTTAGTCCAGGACCCGCCCACTACCAG ATTATCTGTCACAGGCCGGGACGATAACAGCGTGGAGCTGTCCCTGGGCGAGGGGAACCACAAGCTGATTCTGACGGCCAAGCCCTTCCGCATGGACTTGCTGGAAGGGCGGGAGCTGGTGCTGAGCGTCAACTCCCGGGGGCTGCTTGTCTTTGAGCACCTGCGGCAGCGGAAGGACTC TTTCTCGGATAAAGTTAGTAGCACGGTCGTTAGCATTTGGGATAGGATCAAGAACCTTTTCTCTAG AGAACCACCAAAGGAACCAGCatcagaaggggagggggctgctgaAGCCTCGGATGCCCCTTCGTCAGCGGAACAGGAGTCTACAGAGAAAACCGAGCAG GGTGAGGAAGCACCCAAAGGGGCTAGTGAGACAGAAGAAGAGCCAGGATCTTGGGAGGAAACATTCAAGACACACACagacagcaagcccaatg gtCCAACATCCGTGGGGCTAGATTTTTCATTCCCGGGTGTGGAGAACGTGTATGGGATCCCAGAACACGCAGACTACCTCCGGTTGCGAACCACTGA GGGAGGGGACCCATACCGCCTCTATAACCTGGATGTCTTCCAATACGAACTTTATAACCCCATGGCTCTCTATGGCTCTGTTCCTGTCCTGCTGGCCCATAATCCCCAGCGCACTCTGGGCATCTTTTGGCTCAACGCGGCGGAGACCTGGGTGGACGTCACCTCCAATACAGCAGGCAAG ACTCTGTTTGGGAAGATGTTGGATTACATGCAAGGAGGAGGCGAAACTCCGCAGACAGATGTTCGCTGGATGTCTGAGAGCGGGATCATAGATGTGTTTCTTTTGCTGGGCCCTTCCCCCAATGACATCTTCCAGCAGTATGCATCCCTCACAG GAACCCAGGCCCTTCCTCCGCTCTTCGCCCTGGCCTATCACCAGAGCCGCTGGAACTACAACGACGAGGAGGACGTGAGCACAGTGGACAACGGCTTTGACGAGCACGACATTCCGTACGACGTCATCTGGCTGGACATTGAGCACGCTGACGGCAAGCGCTATTTCACATGGGATCCCAACAAGTTCCCCCGCCCCCGGGAAATGCTTCAGGGCCTGGCAGCCAAGAGGCGCAAG ATGGTGAGCATTGTGGACCCGCACATCAAAGTGGACAGTGCTTATCGGATCCACAACGAGATTCGCTCCCGGGACTTTTATGTCAAGACGAAGGACGGCAGTGACTACGAGGGCTGGTGTTGGCCAG GCTCAGCAGGCTACCCGGATTTCACCAACCCAGAGATGCGTGCCTGGTGGTCCAGCATGTTTGGCTATGACCACTATGAG GGCTCCATGGAAAACCTCTACACCTGGAACGACATGAACGAGCCCTCCGTTTTCAACGGCCCCGAAGTGACAATGCACAAGGACGCCGTGCACCAAGGGGGCTGGGAGCACCGTGACATTCACAACCTGTATGCATTCTACGTG CAAATGGCAACAGCGGAGGGGCAGGTGAAACGGTCGGGAGGCTTGGAGCGTCCGTTTGTGTTGACTCGCGGCTTCTTTGCGGGCTCACAACGCTACG GGGCTGTGTGGACAGGTGACAACGCAGCGGAGTGGGACCACTTAAAGATCTCCATCCCCATGTGTCTAAGCCTGGCTCTTGTGGGCATCTCTTTCTGCGGAG CCGACGTGGGTGGCTTCTTCAAAAACCCCGAGCCGGAGCTGCTGGTGCGCTGGTACCAAGCGGGAGCCTACCAGCCTTTCTTCCGAGCGCATGCCCACATGGACACCACCCGCCGGGAGCCCTGGCTCTTTGGCGAAGAGAACAAGGCCCTGATCCGGGATGCTGTTCGCCAGCGCTATGCCCTCCTGCCCTTTTGGTACACCCTCTTCTACCACAGCTACCGTACTGGCCAGCCTGTCATGAG ACCTCTTTGGGTGGAATATCCCCAGGACGCTACAACATATGCCATTGATGACCAGTATCTGCTTG GCGATGCCTTGCTGGTTCACCCAGTCACGGCACAGGGGGCCCGAGGCGTGCAGGTCTACTTGCCTGGCAAAGGAGAG GTTTGGTATGATGTCCACACTCACCAGAAACTTCATGCGCCCCAAACCCATTATTTAGCAGTCACCATGAGCAGC ATTCCTGTGTACCAGCGTGGCGGCAGCATTGTGGCTCGGAAGGAGCGGGTCCGGCGATCTTCGGACTGCATGTACAATGACCCTTACACCCTCTACGTGGCCTTGGGCCCCCAG GGCACAGCGCAAGGAGAGCTTTTCGTTGACGACGGGCACACATTCAGCTTTGAGACAAAGGGGCAGTACCTCCACCGCCGCTTCAGTTTCTCCGGCAACACGTTGACGGCAAG CTCCGCAGACCCGAAGGGCAGCTTTGAAACTCCGGCCTGGATTGAACGGGTGGTGATCCTGGGAGCCGGGAAGCCAGCAGCAGTGTTCCTCAAACAGAAAG ATGTTGCAGAATCTCGCCTGGATTTCACACACGAAGCTGAAACGTCCGTCTTAACCATCCGGAAACCTGCAGTCAACATTGGGGCAGACTGGAGCATTTCCCTGCGATAA
- the GANAB gene encoding neutral alpha-glucosidase AB isoform X2 — MAAAAAVGRLEMAALAWLALSLAVVTAVDRSNFKTCDQSSFCKRQRNVEAGSSPYRALLESLQLSQDSMKIQLINEANKVPLLLELYGLKGNMTRIRINELNPLKPRYEVPDVLVQDPPTTRLSVTGRDDNSVELSLGEGNHKLILTAKPFRMDLLEGRELVLSVNSRGLLVFEHLRQRKDSEPPKEPASEGEGAAEASDAPSSAEQESTEKTEQGEEAPKGASETEEEPGSWEETFKTHTDSKPNGPTSVGLDFSFPGVENVYGIPEHADYLRLRTTEGGDPYRLYNLDVFQYELYNPMALYGSVPVLLAHNPQRTLGIFWLNAAETWVDVTSNTAGKTLFGKMLDYMQGGGETPQTDVRWMSESGIIDVFLLLGPSPNDIFQQYASLTGTQALPPLFALAYHQSRWNYNDEEDVSTVDNGFDEHDIPYDVIWLDIEHADGKRYFTWDPNKFPRPREMLQGLAAKRRKMVSIVDPHIKVDSAYRIHNEIRSRDFYVKTKDGSDYEGWCWPGSAGYPDFTNPEMRAWWSSMFGYDHYEGSMENLYTWNDMNEPSVFNGPEVTMHKDAVHQGGWEHRDIHNLYAFYVQMATAEGQVKRSGGLERPFVLTRGFFAGSQRYGAVWTGDNAAEWDHLKISIPMCLSLALVGISFCGADVGGFFKNPEPELLVRWYQAGAYQPFFRAHAHMDTTRREPWLFGEENKALIRDAVRQRYALLPFWYTLFYHSYRTGQPVMRPLWVEYPQDATTYAIDDQYLLGDALLVHPVTAQGARGVQVYLPGKGEVWYDVHTHQKLHAPQTHYLAVTMSSIPVYQRGGSIVARKERVRRSSDCMYNDPYTLYVALGPQGTAQGELFVDDGHTFSFETKGQYLHRRFSFSGNTLTASSADPKGSFETPAWIERVVILGAGKPAAVFLKQKDVAESRLDFTHEAETSVLTIRKPAVNIGADWSISLR; from the exons atggcggcggcggcagcagtaggGAG ACTCGAGATGGCAGCTCTTGCTTGGTTAGCTCTTTCCCTGGCTGTTGTCACTGCTGTGGACAGAAGCAACTTCAAGACATGTGACCAGAGCTCTTTTTGCAA GCGCCAGAGGAACGTGGAAGCTGGGAGTTCACCCTACAGAGCGCTCCTTGAGTCGTTGCAGCTCAGCCAGGATTCCATGAAGATCCAGCTCATCAATGAAGCAAACAAG GTCCCTCTCCTCCTTGAGCTCTACGGCTTGAAAGGGAACATGACCCGGATCCGGATCAATGAGTTGAACCCGCTCAAGCCCCGCTATGAGGTACCAGATGTGTTAGTCCAGGACCCGCCCACTACCAG ATTATCTGTCACAGGCCGGGACGATAACAGCGTGGAGCTGTCCCTGGGCGAGGGGAACCACAAGCTGATTCTGACGGCCAAGCCCTTCCGCATGGACTTGCTGGAAGGGCGGGAGCTGGTGCTGAGCGTCAACTCCCGGGGGCTGCTTGTCTTTGAGCACCTGCGGCAGCGGAAGGACTC AGAACCACCAAAGGAACCAGCatcagaaggggagggggctgctgaAGCCTCGGATGCCCCTTCGTCAGCGGAACAGGAGTCTACAGAGAAAACCGAGCAG GGTGAGGAAGCACCCAAAGGGGCTAGTGAGACAGAAGAAGAGCCAGGATCTTGGGAGGAAACATTCAAGACACACACagacagcaagcccaatg gtCCAACATCCGTGGGGCTAGATTTTTCATTCCCGGGTGTGGAGAACGTGTATGGGATCCCAGAACACGCAGACTACCTCCGGTTGCGAACCACTGA GGGAGGGGACCCATACCGCCTCTATAACCTGGATGTCTTCCAATACGAACTTTATAACCCCATGGCTCTCTATGGCTCTGTTCCTGTCCTGCTGGCCCATAATCCCCAGCGCACTCTGGGCATCTTTTGGCTCAACGCGGCGGAGACCTGGGTGGACGTCACCTCCAATACAGCAGGCAAG ACTCTGTTTGGGAAGATGTTGGATTACATGCAAGGAGGAGGCGAAACTCCGCAGACAGATGTTCGCTGGATGTCTGAGAGCGGGATCATAGATGTGTTTCTTTTGCTGGGCCCTTCCCCCAATGACATCTTCCAGCAGTATGCATCCCTCACAG GAACCCAGGCCCTTCCTCCGCTCTTCGCCCTGGCCTATCACCAGAGCCGCTGGAACTACAACGACGAGGAGGACGTGAGCACAGTGGACAACGGCTTTGACGAGCACGACATTCCGTACGACGTCATCTGGCTGGACATTGAGCACGCTGACGGCAAGCGCTATTTCACATGGGATCCCAACAAGTTCCCCCGCCCCCGGGAAATGCTTCAGGGCCTGGCAGCCAAGAGGCGCAAG ATGGTGAGCATTGTGGACCCGCACATCAAAGTGGACAGTGCTTATCGGATCCACAACGAGATTCGCTCCCGGGACTTTTATGTCAAGACGAAGGACGGCAGTGACTACGAGGGCTGGTGTTGGCCAG GCTCAGCAGGCTACCCGGATTTCACCAACCCAGAGATGCGTGCCTGGTGGTCCAGCATGTTTGGCTATGACCACTATGAG GGCTCCATGGAAAACCTCTACACCTGGAACGACATGAACGAGCCCTCCGTTTTCAACGGCCCCGAAGTGACAATGCACAAGGACGCCGTGCACCAAGGGGGCTGGGAGCACCGTGACATTCACAACCTGTATGCATTCTACGTG CAAATGGCAACAGCGGAGGGGCAGGTGAAACGGTCGGGAGGCTTGGAGCGTCCGTTTGTGTTGACTCGCGGCTTCTTTGCGGGCTCACAACGCTACG GGGCTGTGTGGACAGGTGACAACGCAGCGGAGTGGGACCACTTAAAGATCTCCATCCCCATGTGTCTAAGCCTGGCTCTTGTGGGCATCTCTTTCTGCGGAG CCGACGTGGGTGGCTTCTTCAAAAACCCCGAGCCGGAGCTGCTGGTGCGCTGGTACCAAGCGGGAGCCTACCAGCCTTTCTTCCGAGCGCATGCCCACATGGACACCACCCGCCGGGAGCCCTGGCTCTTTGGCGAAGAGAACAAGGCCCTGATCCGGGATGCTGTTCGCCAGCGCTATGCCCTCCTGCCCTTTTGGTACACCCTCTTCTACCACAGCTACCGTACTGGCCAGCCTGTCATGAG ACCTCTTTGGGTGGAATATCCCCAGGACGCTACAACATATGCCATTGATGACCAGTATCTGCTTG GCGATGCCTTGCTGGTTCACCCAGTCACGGCACAGGGGGCCCGAGGCGTGCAGGTCTACTTGCCTGGCAAAGGAGAG GTTTGGTATGATGTCCACACTCACCAGAAACTTCATGCGCCCCAAACCCATTATTTAGCAGTCACCATGAGCAGC ATTCCTGTGTACCAGCGTGGCGGCAGCATTGTGGCTCGGAAGGAGCGGGTCCGGCGATCTTCGGACTGCATGTACAATGACCCTTACACCCTCTACGTGGCCTTGGGCCCCCAG GGCACAGCGCAAGGAGAGCTTTTCGTTGACGACGGGCACACATTCAGCTTTGAGACAAAGGGGCAGTACCTCCACCGCCGCTTCAGTTTCTCCGGCAACACGTTGACGGCAAG CTCCGCAGACCCGAAGGGCAGCTTTGAAACTCCGGCCTGGATTGAACGGGTGGTGATCCTGGGAGCCGGGAAGCCAGCAGCAGTGTTCCTCAAACAGAAAG ATGTTGCAGAATCTCGCCTGGATTTCACACACGAAGCTGAAACGTCCGTCTTAACCATCCGGAAACCTGCAGTCAACATTGGGGCAGACTGGAGCATTTCCCTGCGATAA
- the INTS5 gene encoding integrator complex subunit 5 yields the protein MLPSTPLNRAQAQKGSRGDKGTGSSAAFLPLGGMSALCDPPGVAGHPGSTPSPKPAAASPSLSSQELAQEIKAFLSGVDPLHGNKLTLKEHARCAILLLRSLPPARSAVLDHLRGVFDEYVCTYLLDLESSEGGLGSIRSQGPNLDDVVQEIQAVLSEFVRMNPKAWAGLVSAWSIDLMGQLSSKYAGRHGVPHASSLNELLQLWMSCKATRTLMEIYTQCLSSMISTCPDACVDALLDTSVQHSPHFDWVVAHIGSSFPNTIINRVLSCGLKDFCMHGTASADLLLFPSATAADKRVPKIASVVGILGHLASRHSESIRQELLRMFHGSLGPTRDQQQKATVPFLLQLAVMSPTLLGTISAELVDSLKPGVLNQLHQHFASLPREDLENMVSIVVHLICQTSGGAYRTLQFLINTAMPASVITTPGLAVHDSVREACDRVIQLLLLNLQKLVYNRGSASLAEAPPRPVPFLDELKGHVRELCVETLRLERKRFLWQHQLLVLLSVYCTPSCASEALFFLLTLAKSQEELSLATQLYAVLSSCMSDLLPATVKKCVCQIHAGGLSEQHMAQLFQNLALIMQRESEGPASMGHQLGEAVAAHLYDFGQLLLHCNPEVAQVAALLLSVCPMPKAIRPAHLLFLIRSAVHHFFLVLRCKCPTGISYGSRLLCCLSGASPTAGKAILQYLVEGALHPGNAELFGGLPEPPAVGNDPAALEGTKVSLLDINRRFMAAVNFSGSVWSVFHAGVIGRGLKPPHAPYQREPEEVSHNVQTFLGLLLRCCGAERCSPEPSQHAAVSPEAAKTVAVVLVETVCPDITNSELAWPPEEHTRNTVERDIQIGRAFRDNPLLFQLLSLVAAGRPALCYCSVLLRGLLATLMAHWEASRENDTTSSPWHLQASCALVACMGEGHLLPPVLSNMHEIFDQLAPFEVHLLLLSVWDYMRDNSPLPQKFTFNAGTGLFFRDFSRDTDIGKYLCVLHSVLHKNIDRLGLLSGRFQI from the coding sequence TTCGCAAGAGCTGGCCCAGGAAATCAAGGCCTTCCTTAGTGGTGTAGACCCTTTGCACGGCAACAAACTCACCCTGAAGGAGCATGCCCGATGCGCCATCCTGCTGCTGCGCAGTCTGCCACCTGCTCGCAGCGCCGTCCTGGACCACCTCCGGGGTGTCTTTGATGAGTACGTGTGCACCTACTTGCTGGACCTGGAGAGCAGCGAGGGTGGGCTGGGCTCCATCCGCTCCCAGGGTCCCAACCTGGACGACGTGGTGCAAGAGATCCAGGCCGTGCTGTCCGAGTTCGTCCGCATGAACCCCAAGGCGTGGGCAGGCTTGGTCTCGGCCTGGTCCATCGACCTGATGGGACAGCTGAGCAGCAAGTATGCTGGCCGGCATGGCGTGCCCCACGCCAGCAGCCTCAACGAGCTGCTGCAGCTGTGGATGTCCTGCAAGGCGACTCGGACGCTGATGGAGATCTACACGCAGTGCCTCTCCTCCATGATCAGCACCTGCCCGGACGCTTGCGTGGACGCCCTGCTGGACACCTCGGTCCAGCACTCTCCGCACTTCGACTGGGTGGTGGCCCACATCGGCTCGTCCTTCCCCAACACAATCATCAACCGCGTGCTCTCCTGCGGGCTGAAGGACTTCTGCATGCACGGCACGGCCTCGGccgacctcctcctcttccctagcGCCACAGCGGCAGACAAGAGGGTGCCCAAGATCGCCTCGGTGGTGGGCATCCTGGGCCACTTGGCCTCCCGCCACTCCGAGAGCATCAGGCAGGAGCTGCTAAGGATGTTCCATGGGAGCCTGGGCCCCACGCGGGACCAGCAGCAGAAGGCCACTGTGCCCTTCTTGCTCCAGCTGGCCGTCATGTCTCCCACTCTGCTGGGCACCATCTCGGCCGAGCTGGTGGACTCCCTCAAGCCAGGCGTGCTCAACCAGCTGCACCAGCACTTCGCCTCGCTCCCTCGGGAGGACCTGGAGAACATGGTCAGCATCGTGGTGCACCTCATCTGCCAGACATCGGGAGGAGCTTACCGCACCCTGCAGTTCCTCATCAACACAGCCATGCCGGCTTCTGTCATCACCACCCCAGGCCTGGCCGTCCACGACAGCGTGCGGGAGGCTTGCGACCGTGtcatccagctgctgctgctcaacCTCCAGAAACTGGTGTACAACCGGGGCTCGGCCAGCTTGGCGGAGGCCCCTCCGCGGCCGGTGCCTTTCCTGGACGAGCTGAAGGGCCACGTGCGGGAGCTGTGCGTGGAGACGCTGCGGCTGGAGAGGAAGAGGTTCCTCTGGCAGCACCAGCTGCTGGTCCTCCTCTCCGTCTACTGCACCCCCAGCTGCGCCAGCGAGGCCCTCTTCTTTTTGCTGACGCTGGCCAAGAGCCAGGAGGAGCTCAGCCTGGCCACTCAGCTCTACGCCGTGCTCAGCTCTTGCATGAGCGACCTGCTGCCGGCCACCGTGAAGAAGTGCGTGTGCCAGATCCACGCTGGCGGCCTCTCGGAGCAGCACATGGCTCAGCTCTTCCAGAACCTGGCCTTGATCATGCAGAGGGAGAGTGAGGGCCCCGCCTCCATGGGCCACCAGCTGGGTGAGGCTGTCGCGGCGCACCTCTATGACTTCGGGCAGCTCCTGCTGCACTGCAACCCAGAGGTGGCCCAGGTGGCGGCCTTGCTGCTCTCCGTCTGCCCCATGCCAAAGGCCATCCGGCCGGCTCACCTCCTTTTCCTCATCCGCTCGGCCGTCCACCACTTCTTCCTAGTGCTGCGCTGCAAGTGCCCCACGGGCATCAGCTACGGAAGCCGCCTCCTCTGCTGCCTCAGCGGGGCTTCGCCCACCGCTGGCAAGGCCATACTTCAGTACCTGGTGGAGGGGGCCCTGCACCCAGGGAACGCCGAGCTCTTTGGTGGGCTGCCCGAGCCTCCTGCAGTCGGGAACGACCCTGCCGCCCTGGAAGGCACCAAGGTCTCCCTGCTGGATATCAACCGGCGATTTATGGCCGCGGTGAACTTCTCGGGGAGTGTGTGGTCTGTCTTCCATGCCGGCGTGATTGGGAGGGGCCTGAAGCCGCCCCACGCCCCCTACCAACGAGAGCCGGAGGAGGTCTCCCACAACGTCCAGACCTTCCTGGGGTTGCTGCTGCGGTGCTGCGGAGCTGAGCGCTGCAGCCCGGAGCCCTCCCAGCACGCTGCCGTCAGCCCCGAGGCGGCGAAGACGGTGGCGGTGGTGCTGGTGGAGACCGTCTGCCCTGACATCACCAACAGCGAGTTGGCGTGGCCTCCGGAGGAGCACACCCGCAACACAGTGGAGCGGGATATCCAGATCGGGAGGGCTTTCCGCGACAACCCCCTGCTCTTCCAGCTGCTTAGCCTGGTGGCGGCGGGGAGGCCGGCCCTCTGTTACTGCTCGGTGCTTCTCCGCGGCCTCCTGGCGACTCTGATGGCGCACTGGGAGGCTTCGCGGGAGAACGACACCACCAGCTCCCCCTGGCACCTGCAGGCCTCCTGCGCCCTGGTGGCCTGCATGGGCGAGGGCCACCTCCTCCCGCCCGTGCTCAGCAACATGCATGAGATTTTTGACCAGCTGGCGCCCTTTGAGGTCCACCTCTTGCTCCTCAGCGTCTGGGACTACATGCGCGACAACAGCCCGCTGCCGCAGAAGTTCACCTTCAACGCTGGCACAGGACTCTTCTTCCGGGACTTCAGCAGAGACACCGACATTGGCAAATACCTTTGCGTTCTGCACAGCGTCCTGCATAAAAACATTGACCGGCTGGGGTTGCTCTCGGGGCGCTTCCAGATCTAG